DNA from Planctomycetota bacterium:
GGCCATCTCGGGCCTCATGAAGAACAAAGAGAAGATCGCCGAAGCGACGCAGCGCGTGCGCGCGACGCTCGAGGCCGCCCGCCTCACGGGCGAGGCCGGCGCCGGCGCCGCCCGCGCCGAGGTCACGGGCACGATGCGCGTGCTGCGCGTGGAGCTGAGCCCCGCGCTGGTGCAGGGGATGGCCGCCGACGAGAAGACCCGCGCGCTCGCGTCCTCGCTCGTCGCCGACGCCGTCAACGACGCGATCCGCAAGGCCCAGGAGCGCATGCGCGCCGAGATCGACGCCGAGGCCAAGGCCCTGGGGCTCGAAGGCCTGCTCGGCGGGCAGCTCGGCGACATGCTCGGGGGGAAGGCGCCCTGAGCGCGGCCGACGCCATCCGCGTGCTCGCTCTCGCCTCGCCCGTGCGCGTGCGCATCGCGCGCGATGTTCCCACGGCGCCCAGCCGCGCCGACGACGAGCAGCGCGAATGGGACCGCCACCGCGCCGCGAACCCCGCGCTCTTCGACGGGCCCATTCTCTCGGTGGTCTCCATCGACGCCGACACCGGCGAGATCCTCGTGCGCCGCGAGTCGTACCGCCGCCTGGTCGTGCAGCCCCGCGTCGCGACGGGCGTGCGCCTCCTCGCCGTCACCGGGCTCCTCACCGCGCACGACGACGCCGGCGCGCCCCACGTCCTCCTCGGCCGGCGGGCCGAATCGACCCGCGCCTACCCGGGCATGTGGGAGATCGGCCCATCAGGCGGCGTCGGCGTGCCCCCGGCCAGCGTCGAGGAACTGCTCGCCGAGCACCTCACGTCGTACCTCGCCGACGAAGCGTCCGAAGAAGTCGGCCTCGACATCGAGCACGCCCGCGCCGTCGCCATCGTGCGCGACGAGCACGCCCGCAGCGACGACATCGTCCTCGCGGCCGACATGGGCCCGCTCAGCGACATCGCCCCCCGCACGCGCTGCGCCTCGTGGGAATACACGCAGCTCCGCTGGATCGCCCGGCGCGATGTCCCCGCGTTCGTCCGCGATGAGCGCGATGCCATCATCCCCCCCACGCTCGCGCTGCTCGATCACCTCGGCTGGAGCGCGCCCGGCGACTGAGCGCCGTCAGCCCGGCCGCCCGGCGTCGCCCCGGTCCGCGTGCGGGTCCGCGCCGGCGGCGTCCTGCCGGCGCGCGTCGGGCACGATGACCTCCTCGATGGTCGTGCGGCGCAGGATCACCTTCTTGCCCGAGGTCGTGCTCGCCTCGCGCTCTTCCACGCGGCGCTTGGTCACGGTGCGCGTCGGGTCGGCCTTGACGCCCTTCCAGATCTCGCCGACGAACTCGCCCAGGGAGCGCAGCAGGGGCTTGCGCGGCTCGCGGGTCATCCCGGCCCCTTCGGCGCCCCGGTGGGGTTCGCCTCGTGCCGCTTGTGGATGAGCATCTCTCGCGCCCGCTCGAGCGCGTCGTACGCCCGCACGGCCGCGGCCTCGTCGCCCGCGGTCTGGGCCGCCTCCGCCGCTTTCTCTCGCTCCTTCACCAGCGTCGTGAGCTGCGGGATCGACATGGCCTCCAGCGCCCCCAGGTCGGCGTGGATCTCGTCGCGCAGCGCGATCTGCTCGGGCGTCAGTTCGAACCGCACCGGACCCCCGGACGACAGGTTCGACACGATGAGCCACAACGCCACCGGCAGCACCACGAGCGCCAGCCCCCCCGCCACCTTCGTCCGCAGCGGCGCCTCGCGCACCTGCTCCGGAAGCCGGTCGTTCAGGCGCCGCCCCCACTCGGGCAGGTCCCGGAATGTGTCCTGCAACGCCATCGTGCGCTCCCGCGAATGCACCCCGTGCGCTCGTCGCTAGTGCCCGGCGTGCGCCCCGCCACGGCGCGCCGCCTCGATCAACTCCACCACGCGCTGGGGCGTCAGTCGCTCGTGCAGCGTCTCGTCGATCAGCGCCACCGGGGCCGTGTCGCACGACCCCAGGCACTCGAGCTCGACCAGCGTGAACATCCCGTCGTCGGTCGTCTCGCCCACGTCGATGCCCAGCGCGCCTTTCACCGCGTTGGTGATCGCCTCGTGCCCGCAGAACTCGCACGCGATGGAGCGGCAGATCGCCACGACGTGCGTGCCCCGGGGGCGCAGCCAGTATTCCTCGTAGAAGCTCGCGGTGTCGATCACCTGCGACGGCGCGAGCGAGAGGAACGCCGCCACCTCCATCATCGCCTGGTGCGGGATCCACCCGTGCTCGTGCTGGATCATGTGCAGCGCGGGCAGGAGAGCGCCCTGCGCGTGCTCGTACCGCGGCAGGACGCGCGTGCGCAGGTCGTTCTTCATCGCGTCCGTCAGGTACGCCTCGTCGCGACGTTCGATCCGCGCCGTGCCCGAGTTCTTGGTGATCCACGCCATGCGTCAGGTCGCTCCGGGGTCGGCGTGAGTCTAGGAACGCCCCGGCCCGGGGCGTCTACTCCGGGGTGTTCCGCAGGCGCAGCCCGTCCCCGGCGATCTCGATCTGCCCTTCGATCACGCGCAGCTCCACCGTGCGGGAGGGCTCGTCGATGGTCCAGCGCGCGGTGCCGCCCTCGCGGGGGCCGTCCGTCCAGGCCTCTACGACGGCGCCGGACCGGAGTGTCACCTCCCGGGTTGCACCGGGGGCCAGCACGACCTCGCCGCTCCCAACATCCACATGCACCGGACGGTCGCCGGTGTTGCACAGTGTGACAGCGCCCGCGCGCACGGCGTGCCCGTACTTGGTGTAGAGCACATACCCCGTCGCGCCCACGAGCACGAGCAGGAGGGCCGCCGAGATCGCCGTCCGCGCCGGATTCGCCGCCATGGGGCGGAGTGTACCCGCGGGCTCAGGCCGCGGTGTACTGCCCGCGCGAGACCTTCTTGAACAGGTCCTTGTGCTTCAGGAGGCACGCGTTGACGATGGTGCGGAAGTTCTCGGCGTTGGTTTTGTAGCCGGCCTTGACGACGGCGTCGGCCACCTCGGTGACGCCCATCTGCTTGCCCTTCAGCACCGCGGCGAGCGCCGACGCCAGCGTGCCGGAGTTGTCGCGCCGCGTGGCGCCC
Protein-coding regions in this window:
- the nuoE gene encoding NADH-quinone oxidoreductase subunit NuoE, whose amino-acid sequence is MAWITKNSGTARIERRDEAYLTDAMKNDLRTRVLPRYEHAQGALLPALHMIQHEHGWIPHQAMMEVAAFLSLAPSQVIDTASFYEEYWLRPRGTHVVAICRSIACEFCGHEAITNAVKGALGIDVGETTDDGMFTLVELECLGSCDTAPVALIDETLHERLTPQRVVELIEAARRGGAHAGH
- a CDS encoding YbaB/EbfC family nucleoid-associated protein: MFDNVRMLGAISGLMKNKEKIAEATQRVRATLEAARLTGEAGAGAARAEVTGTMRVLRVELSPALVQGMAADEKTRALASSLVADAVNDAIRKAQERMRAEIDAEAKALGLEGLLGGQLGDMLGGKAP